One Ardenticatenales bacterium genomic region harbors:
- a CDS encoding B12-binding domain-containing radical SAM protein — protein MTRLLFGQAYYLRFDPKLWDAMQPFPPLGTLYAASFMRQQGYDVALFDAMLAESEDEWAAALDQHQPDYAIIYEDNFNYLSKMCLLRMRQAAFTMTDMARQRGIPVIICGSDATDHAQAYCRHGANYVLLGEGERTLAELLQTLTGRAPRPLANIPGLAYLDDDRFQQNPRRPDIRALDDLPFPAWDLVDVPRYRAIWQQRHGHYSMNMVTTRGCPYHCNWCAKPIWGQRYNSRGPQNVVAELKWLKQTYQPDAIWFADDIMGLKPGWLEQFGRLVAAENAQIPFKCLSRADLLLRGNTIEALAQAGCHIVWIGAESGSQPVLNAMEKGTTVQQIYEASARVHQAGFKIGFFLQFGYPGETRADIEKTLQMVRDCRPDDIGMSVSYPLPGTSFHERVKDELGRKQNWVDSSDLEMLYAGPFATEFYRQLHTVLHKEYRARKTWRALRSLARQPHQWRPTHLRQAASMLYHTTTLPLARRRLNHLEKLPHQGVKALPPGMDLEAAATPSPQN, from the coding sequence ATGACCCGACTGCTTTTCGGACAGGCCTACTATCTCCGCTTCGATCCTAAATTGTGGGATGCAATGCAGCCCTTTCCCCCGCTGGGCACACTCTACGCCGCCAGCTTCATGCGCCAACAAGGCTACGATGTGGCCCTCTTCGATGCCATGCTCGCCGAATCCGAGGACGAATGGGCCGCCGCACTCGATCAGCACCAGCCCGATTACGCCATCATCTACGAGGACAATTTCAACTACCTCTCCAAGATGTGCCTCCTGCGTATGCGCCAGGCCGCCTTCACCATGACGGACATGGCCCGGCAGCGCGGCATCCCCGTGATCATCTGCGGCTCTGATGCCACCGACCACGCGCAGGCGTATTGCCGGCATGGCGCCAACTACGTCCTCCTCGGCGAAGGCGAACGAACCCTGGCCGAACTGCTCCAGACCCTCACCGGTCGCGCCCCCCGCCCCCTTGCCAACATCCCCGGCCTGGCCTACCTCGATGATGACCGATTTCAACAAAACCCGCGCCGCCCCGACATCCGCGCCCTGGACGACCTCCCCTTCCCCGCCTGGGACCTGGTGGACGTGCCCCGCTACCGCGCCATCTGGCAGCAGCGGCACGGCCACTACAGCATGAACATGGTCACCACGCGCGGCTGCCCCTACCACTGCAACTGGTGCGCCAAACCCATCTGGGGACAGCGCTACAACAGCCGTGGCCCGCAAAACGTCGTCGCCGAGCTGAAATGGCTAAAACAGACCTACCAACCTGACGCCATCTGGTTCGCCGACGACATCATGGGACTCAAACCCGGCTGGTTAGAGCAGTTTGGCCGCCTCGTCGCCGCCGAGAACGCCCAAATCCCCTTCAAATGCCTCAGCCGCGCCGACCTGCTGCTACGCGGCAACACGATTGAGGCCCTGGCGCAAGCGGGCTGCCACATCGTCTGGATTGGGGCCGAATCCGGCTCCCAGCCAGTCCTCAACGCCATGGAAAAAGGCACCACGGTCCAGCAAATCTACGAAGCCAGCGCCCGCGTCCATCAAGCCGGCTTCAAAATCGGCTTCTTCCTCCAGTTTGGCTACCCCGGCGAAACCCGCGCCGACATCGAAAAAACGCTGCAAATGGTCCGCGACTGCCGGCCCGACGACATCGGCATGTCCGTCTCCTACCCCCTGCCGGGGACCAGCTTCCACGAGCGCGTCAAAGATGAATTGGGGCGAAAACAAAATTGGGTGGATTCCAGCGACCTGGAAATGCTCTACGCCGGCCCCTTCGCCACAGAATTCTATCGCCAACTACACACCGTCCTCCACAAAGAATACCGCGCGCGCAAAACGTGGCGCGCGCTGCGGTCGTTGGCACGCCAACCACACCAATGGCGTCCCACACACCTGCGCCAGGCTGCATCCATGCTCTACCACACAACCACCCTGCCCCTGGCCCGCCGCCGCCTGAACCATCTGGAAAAGCTGCCGCACCAGGGCGTCAAGGCGCTCCCCCCAGGGATGGACCTGGAAGCCGCCGCCACGCCCTCGCCGCAAAACTAA
- the selB gene encoding selenocysteine-specific translation elongation factor, with amino-acid sequence MYVVGTAGHVDHGKSTLVEALTGIDPDRLVEEKEREMTIELGFAWLTLTDAAGNEEEVGVVDVPGHRDFIENMLAGVGGIDLALLVVAADEGVMPQTREHLAILDLLQVQSGVVALTKTDLIDDPDWLELVTLDVSEALAGTVLADAPIIPVSARTGAGLATLRQTLLARLQTTTPRADEGQPRLPIDRVFTLTGFGTVVTGTLVGGSLRLGDPVEIHPGEMKGRIRGLQTHRRKREAVHPGSRVAVNLTGVDRESLRRGQVLTRPGVLRDTILFDAAYRHLADAGIPLKHNMEIKLFAGAAEIVGRTRILGAPHIEPGAEGWLQIALREPAALVRGDRFILRLPSPGTTLGGGRVLDPHPGRRHRRFRDEVVARLQTLAQGTPAELLLQALSRLEPAPLADLLKQTGLDQETGQSAWEDLLADQRVVQIGAQSFTGGGWQRRGERLADLVTQYQRRFPLRAGISREEARSRLQLTTPLFQALVAQAVESEQIVDAGAILYTPDHAIRLDARQEAAATRLRQQMDAAGINTPSVKTCKAALGEDVYVALVDLGQLIPLNSDVVYARAGYERYRTRILDFLADQKRITAAQVRDLLQTSRKYAIAWLEHFDEQRLTRREGDDRVLL; translated from the coding sequence ATGTACGTCGTTGGAACCGCCGGCCATGTGGATCATGGAAAATCCACGTTAGTGGAAGCCCTCACGGGTATCGATCCGGATCGATTGGTCGAAGAAAAAGAACGGGAAATGACGATTGAGTTGGGTTTTGCCTGGCTCACGCTCACGGACGCTGCCGGCAACGAAGAGGAAGTCGGCGTCGTTGACGTACCGGGGCATCGTGATTTCATCGAAAACATGCTGGCGGGCGTCGGCGGCATTGACCTGGCGCTGCTGGTGGTGGCCGCGGATGAGGGCGTGATGCCACAAACGCGCGAACATCTGGCCATCCTGGACCTGCTCCAGGTGCAAAGCGGCGTCGTGGCTCTGACCAAAACAGACCTGATTGACGATCCCGATTGGCTAGAATTGGTGACCCTAGACGTGAGTGAGGCATTGGCCGGCACCGTGCTGGCGGACGCGCCCATCATCCCCGTATCCGCGCGCACGGGCGCGGGGCTGGCGACGCTGCGGCAAACACTCCTGGCACGGCTGCAAACGACGACGCCACGCGCGGACGAAGGGCAACCACGCCTGCCCATTGACCGCGTTTTCACCTTGACCGGTTTTGGCACGGTGGTCACGGGGACGCTGGTGGGCGGCAGTTTGCGCCTGGGCGACCCGGTGGAGATTCACCCAGGCGAGATGAAGGGGCGCATTCGCGGCCTGCAAACGCACCGCCGTAAACGGGAAGCGGTGCATCCGGGCAGCCGCGTGGCCGTGAATCTGACGGGAGTGGACCGTGAATCGCTGCGGCGGGGCCAGGTTCTGACGCGGCCCGGCGTGCTGCGGGATACCATTTTATTTGACGCGGCGTATCGGCATCTGGCGGATGCCGGCATTCCCCTCAAACACAACATGGAAATCAAACTATTCGCCGGAGCCGCCGAAATCGTCGGGCGCACCCGCATCCTCGGCGCACCGCACATCGAACCGGGCGCCGAAGGCTGGCTGCAAATCGCCCTGCGCGAACCGGCCGCCCTCGTGCGTGGCGACCGCTTCATCCTGCGCCTGCCCTCCCCCGGCACCACCCTCGGCGGCGGGCGCGTCCTCGATCCCCACCCCGGACGGCGACATCGTCGCTTTCGGGACGAAGTGGTCGCCCGCCTGCAAACTTTGGCTCAGGGAACGCCCGCCGAACTGCTGCTGCAAGCGTTGTCCCGCCTGGAACCGGCTCCGCTCGCCGACCTCCTCAAGCAAACCGGCCTGGACCAGGAAACGGGACAATCCGCCTGGGAAGACCTGCTGGCCGACCAGCGCGTGGTGCAGATTGGCGCGCAGTCCTTTACCGGTGGTGGTTGGCAGCGCCGCGGGGAAAGGCTCGCCGACCTGGTCACTCAATATCAGCGCCGGTTTCCGCTGCGTGCCGGCATATCGCGGGAAGAAGCGCGCAGCCGCCTGCAATTGACCACCCCGCTCTTCCAGGCACTGGTGGCGCAGGCGGTCGAGTCGGAGCAAATCGTGGATGCCGGGGCGATTCTGTACACGCCGGACCACGCCATCCGCCTGGATGCGCGGCAAGAAGCCGCCGCCACCCGGCTGCGGCAGCAGATGGACGCGGCGGGCATCAATACGCCATCGGTGAAGACGTGCAAGGCGGCACTGGGGGAGGACGTGTACGTGGCCCTGGTGGACCTGGGGCAACTTATCCCCTTGAACAGCGACGTGGTTTACGCCCGCGCCGGCTACGAGCGGTATCGGACGCGCATTTTGGACTTTCTCGCGGACCAGAAACGGATCACGGCGGCGCAGGTGCGCGATCTGCTGCAAACGAGCCGCAAATATGCGATAGCCTGGCTGGAGCACTTCGATGAACAACGGCTGACCCGACGGGAGGGAGATGATCGGGTTCTGCTGTAA
- a CDS encoding glycosyltransferase family 4 protein, with translation MRIGIDCRLPAYQMGGISQYVLHLLPALAALDAENAYTILHSRRDRVTHLPPGAPNFRRATLWTPCHHRLERWALGGELLPHRLHLLHSPDFIPPAFGARRRVITVHDLNFLYYPQFLTPASRRYYLDQIAWAVRRADHVIADSHHTRHDLRERLGVPAQKATTIHLAANPLYTNPPTTAEVAATLVQYALPASFLLFVGTLEPRKNVPTLLRAYHALRHAHGVDLPLVLVGGKGWLNEAVFATIEELDLQDAVRHLTGVPNQHLACLYAAAALLALPSFYEGFGLPALEAMHIGCPVIASNRASLPEVVGNAGILLDPDDVDGWCEAMRRVVEDEECRQSLIARGRQQARKFTWTQTAAATLNIYRTLT, from the coding sequence ATGCGCATAGGAATTGATTGTCGATTGCCGGCATACCAGATGGGTGGAATCAGCCAGTACGTGCTGCATCTGCTGCCCGCGCTGGCCGCTTTGGACGCGGAAAACGCCTACACCATCCTGCACAGCCGCCGTGACCGGGTCACGCACTTGCCGCCGGGCGCGCCCAACTTTCGCCGCGCCACCTTGTGGACACCCTGCCATCATCGCCTGGAGCGGTGGGCGCTGGGCGGGGAACTGCTGCCGCATCGACTGCATCTGCTGCACAGCCCGGATTTCATCCCACCCGCCTTTGGCGCCCGCCGCCGCGTGATCACCGTGCACGACCTCAATTTTCTCTACTATCCGCAGTTTCTTACGCCCGCCAGCCGCCGCTACTATCTGGACCAGATCGCCTGGGCGGTCCGGCGGGCGGACCACGTCATCGCGGACAGCCACCACACGCGCCACGATTTGCGGGAACGGCTGGGTGTGCCGGCACAAAAGGCCACCACCATCCACCTGGCCGCGAACCCTCTCTACACCAATCCTCCCACGACAGCGGAGGTGGCGGCGACGCTGGTTCAGTATGCGCTGCCGGCATCTTTTCTGCTGTTTGTGGGCACGCTGGAACCGCGTAAGAACGTGCCCACGCTGCTGCGGGCTTACCACGCGCTGCGCCACGCGCATGGCGTGGACCTGCCCCTGGTGCTGGTGGGGGGCAAGGGGTGGCTGAATGAGGCGGTTTTTGCCACAATTGAGGAACTGGATTTGCAAGATGCGGTGCGCCATCTGACGGGTGTGCCCAATCAGCATCTGGCTTGCCTGTACGCGGCGGCGGCGCTGCTGGCGCTACCCAGTTTTTATGAGGGGTTTGGCTTGCCGGCATTGGAAGCGATGCACATCGGTTGTCCTGTGATTGCCAGTAATCGCGCCTCGCTGCCGGAAGTGGTGGGGAATGCCGGCATTCTCCTTGATCCCGACGACGTAGACGGCTGGTGCGAGGCGATGCGGCGGGTGGTGGAGGATGAAGAATGCCGGCAATCCCTCATCGCCCGCGGCCGGCAACAGGCGCGAAAATTCACCTGGACCCAAACCGCCGCCGCCACCCTGAACATCTACCGCACGCTCACCTGA
- a CDS encoding glycosyltransferase, which produces MSSSQHILILTPQLPYPPHQGASLRNFYIIKGLAQRHAITLLSFVDPDQHLDSDPSGPLTQLCTHVYTIPAPPRTRAQRLRQLLFTDQPDMAFRLSSSAFTTRLREVLHQQVFDIVQVEGLELARYIPIVRQASPRSHIVFDDHNAEAALQQRAFLTDLRQPRRWGAALYSSIQVRRLRRFETWACQQADQVTAVSEADQETLQGLVPEKRVTPIPNCIDVATYDLPPDGLYPTFDLVFSGKMDYRPNVDAMLWFVAEIWPRIREARPQATLAVVGQKPHPRLEPLYHLPGVTMTGWVESVQPYLAGATVYVMPFRMGSGTRLKLIEAMAAGKAIVSTPIGAEGFPVVHNEHLMLASTPNEFATAVLTLLTQPPRRQKLGNAARQFAQQYDWRQVVQRFEAVYASVIS; this is translated from the coding sequence ATGTCTTCTTCTCAGCATATTCTCATCCTCACGCCGCAGCTTCCTTATCCCCCCCATCAGGGCGCCAGCCTGCGCAACTTCTACATCATCAAGGGGCTGGCGCAGCGCCATGCCATCACGCTTCTCAGCTTCGTAGACCCCGACCAACACCTGGACAGCGACCCATCCGGTCCGCTGACCCAGTTGTGCACCCACGTCTACACCATTCCCGCGCCGCCGCGCACCCGCGCCCAACGCCTGCGCCAACTTCTGTTCACCGATCAACCCGACATGGCTTTTCGCCTGAGCAGTTCCGCCTTCACTACCCGCCTGCGCGAGGTGCTGCATCAACAGGTTTTTGACATTGTGCAGGTGGAAGGGCTGGAACTGGCCCGCTATATCCCCATTGTTCGCCAGGCCAGCCCGCGCAGCCACATTGTCTTCGACGACCACAACGCAGAAGCGGCGCTGCAACAGCGCGCTTTTCTTACCGACCTGCGGCAGCCGCGGCGCTGGGGGGCGGCGTTGTATTCGTCTATTCAGGTGCGGCGGCTGCGCCGGTTTGAGACCTGGGCCTGTCAACAGGCAGACCAGGTCACGGCCGTCAGCGAAGCCGACCAAGAAACGTTGCAAGGCCTGGTTCCCGAAAAGCGCGTCACCCCCATTCCCAACTGCATCGACGTGGCCACCTACGACCTGCCCCCTGACGGCCTTTATCCTACGTTTGACCTGGTCTTCAGCGGCAAAATGGACTACCGCCCCAACGTAGACGCCATGCTCTGGTTCGTGGCGGAGATATGGCCGCGCATCCGCGAAGCGCGCCCGCAGGCCACGCTGGCCGTGGTCGGGCAAAAACCGCACCCCCGCCTGGAGCCGCTCTACCACCTGCCCGGCGTGACCATGACGGGGTGGGTGGAGAGCGTGCAGCCCTACCTGGCCGGCGCGACCGTCTACGTGATGCCCTTCCGCATGGGCAGCGGCACTCGTTTGAAGCTGATTGAGGCCATGGCTGCCGGCAAAGCCATTGTCAGCACCCCCATTGGCGCGGAAGGCTTCCCCGTCGTGCACAACGAGCACCTCATGCTCGCCTCCACCCCCAACGAATTCGCCACCGCCGTCCTCACGCTCCTCACCCAACCCCCGCGCCGCCAGAAACTAGGCAACGCCGCGCGCCAGTTCGCCCAGCAATACGACTGGCGGCAAGTCGTGCAGCGGTTTGAAGCAGTCTATGCAAGCGTCATCTCGTAA
- a CDS encoding RHS repeat protein, which produces MPAFTLSPRSPYHSNYCWHPSPHPPACHRPPACARRQPAKTSPPAAPRRSPDRNIASYGPGDPPNAPHHCVEYAYAHNVSGSNWLVNRQLRQSTYENSNEACGGGNRIAMTLYRYDNSANPTDTTLGTLGQLKWTMHWSAGDSYQTTYTNYHGSGSAYDGLPRQTKTFQQYNHLGLPTQTQTTAADVAAQTTQISYDAVFPWLPATITDANNAQTRYEYDLFGRLTHIYAPDPATGAATELQASTDYSYDPGAQVLTITQTAHPDPSDPAQDQTSRRFYNGLGQVVQERRLNAEIAGSTDTVIWSHTAYDGRGLPICQTTPQSGGAQNFQPKTCANYNHTSTQYDPFGRATHITAPDGSATTTTYGFPTITPAAQPELAKVQVTDANSHTITSYTNAWGQLSVVREFFGAALADNADTVYTYDVAGNLTQVQTYDAFNAGTGNLLRQNSMSYDTLGRKTDMTDADMGYWTYTYDANGNLLRQEANPGTADHVALCFYYDNLNRLRHKTSDPSPTTPCPANPAASGPQHLSTTEYDTAANGLGKPAAIRWGPDPVNNYETFSYDQRGRLTGHTRTIDGHAFTLAVTVYDNLDRPLTTVYPDGELVQTTYDQEGENTLTAGANGIITNIAYNQRGQMTTLARGNGRDTLFTYYSATGSNGNANFRLQSIHTATLPGKEDLLSLTYEYDPVGNITQIVDNLLATDKKQEFEYDARNRLTHAWTPPAAVDPYDHDIAYDKLGNISNYDGASYTYHPVKKDAVIATSGGQQFAYDAHGNMIDRSDSAGNYSQQFDSENRLISVTTGGQTTQFFYDAAGQRVQTIHPDGRITYSPFPQYEEEHIPLPPTPTPTATNTPTRTPTPTRTPTPTRTPTPTNTPTRTPTPTNTPTRTPTPTNTPTHTPTPTHTPTPSSTATPPPTATATPPPTATHTPTVTPTPLPACPPALTSPLNGGIALVKTFSWQPCAAAVRYTLNIRGDGLPARHHHPHRGDQHHRPWLNLIPGGSYSWNVKACYTLTCGDSSDWSAPSPSPTSTNPPPPRPPPPPPPHPVAHHRPQPHPLRMPHRPARAARRLHAETNHPPSCGQTPALPAATSSPPAGAPGGDNGTEPIPHHPHHRRRKLRHRLAAPPPRQLHLARPLLRGRRLRPGRPLARSLVLHLRRPHPPHPHPTKPTSARRQRRRHPERLHHHPTQHLLPRRTGRRRAPGHPRRDQQPAAPAQRPPRQQQRHELQ; this is translated from the coding sequence GTGCCGGCATTCACCTTATCACCGCGCTCGCCCTATCACTCCAACTACTGCTGGCACCCTTCACCCCACCCCCCGGCATGCCACCGACCCCCGGCCTGCGCCAGGCGACAGCCGGCAAAGACATCGCCGCCCGCCGCGCCGCGCCGCTCGCCGGACCGTAACATCGCCAGCTACGGACCGGGAGACCCGCCCAACGCCCCCCACCACTGCGTCGAATACGCCTACGCCCACAACGTCAGCGGAAGCAACTGGCTCGTCAACCGGCAACTGCGGCAAAGCACCTACGAAAACAGCAACGAAGCCTGCGGCGGCGGCAACCGAATCGCCATGACCCTCTACCGCTACGACAACAGCGCCAACCCCACGGACACCACCCTGGGAACGCTGGGCCAATTGAAATGGACCATGCACTGGTCGGCGGGAGACAGCTACCAGACCACCTACACCAACTACCACGGCAGCGGCAGCGCCTACGACGGCCTGCCGCGCCAGACCAAAACCTTCCAACAGTACAACCACCTCGGTCTGCCCACACAAACGCAAACCACCGCCGCGGACGTGGCCGCGCAAACCACGCAAATCAGCTACGACGCCGTATTCCCCTGGCTGCCGGCCACCATCACCGACGCCAACAACGCCCAGACCCGCTACGAATACGACCTCTTTGGTCGCCTCACCCACATCTACGCCCCCGACCCCGCCACCGGCGCGGCCACCGAGTTGCAAGCCAGCACCGACTACAGCTACGACCCCGGCGCGCAAGTGTTAACCATCACCCAAACCGCCCACCCCGACCCATCCGACCCGGCGCAAGACCAGACCAGCCGCCGCTTCTACAACGGGCTAGGGCAGGTCGTGCAAGAACGGCGGCTGAACGCGGAAATTGCCGGCAGCACCGACACCGTCATCTGGAGCCACACCGCATACGACGGACGCGGCCTCCCCATCTGCCAGACCACCCCCCAAAGCGGCGGCGCGCAAAACTTCCAACCCAAAACCTGCGCCAACTACAACCACACCAGCACCCAATACGACCCCTTCGGTCGCGCCACCCACATCACCGCCCCCGACGGCAGCGCCACCACCACCACCTACGGCTTCCCCACCATCACCCCCGCCGCGCAGCCCGAACTGGCCAAAGTCCAGGTCACCGACGCCAACAGCCACACCATCACCTCCTACACCAACGCCTGGGGGCAGCTTTCCGTGGTGCGCGAGTTCTTCGGCGCGGCGCTGGCAGACAACGCAGACACCGTTTATACTTACGACGTTGCCGGCAACCTCACCCAAGTACAAACCTACGACGCCTTCAACGCCGGAACCGGCAACCTGCTGCGCCAGAACAGCATGAGCTACGACACCCTGGGGCGCAAAACCGACATGACCGACGCCGACATGGGTTACTGGACCTACACCTACGACGCCAACGGCAACCTCCTGCGGCAGGAAGCCAACCCCGGCACAGCCGATCACGTCGCCCTCTGCTTTTACTACGACAACCTGAATCGCCTGCGCCACAAAACCAGCGATCCCAGCCCAACTACCCCCTGCCCGGCCAACCCCGCCGCCAGCGGCCCCCAACACCTGTCCACGACGGAATACGACACCGCCGCCAACGGCCTGGGCAAACCGGCCGCCATCCGCTGGGGACCCGACCCGGTCAACAACTACGAGACTTTCAGCTACGACCAACGCGGCCGCCTCACCGGCCACACGCGCACGATTGACGGCCACGCCTTCACCCTGGCCGTGACCGTCTACGACAACCTGGACCGCCCCCTGACCACCGTCTACCCCGACGGCGAACTCGTGCAGACGACCTACGACCAGGAAGGCGAAAACACCCTCACCGCCGGCGCCAACGGCATCATCACCAACATCGCCTACAACCAGCGCGGCCAGATGACCACCCTGGCGCGGGGCAACGGGCGGGACACCCTCTTCACCTACTACAGCGCCACCGGCAGCAACGGCAACGCCAACTTCCGCCTGCAAAGCATCCACACCGCCACCCTGCCCGGCAAAGAAGACCTCCTCTCCCTCACCTACGAATACGACCCCGTGGGCAACATCACCCAAATCGTCGATAATCTGTTGGCGACAGACAAAAAGCAGGAATTCGAGTACGACGCACGCAACCGGCTCACCCACGCCTGGACGCCCCCCGCCGCCGTCGACCCCTACGACCACGACATCGCCTACGACAAACTGGGCAACATCAGCAACTACGACGGCGCCAGCTACACCTACCACCCCGTGAAAAAAGACGCCGTCATCGCCACCAGCGGCGGCCAACAGTTCGCGTACGACGCCCACGGCAACATGATAGACCGCAGCGACAGTGCCGGCAACTACAGCCAGCAATTCGACAGCGAAAACCGCCTCATCAGCGTCACCACCGGCGGGCAAACCACCCAATTCTTCTACGACGCCGCCGGCCAGCGCGTGCAGACCATCCACCCCGACGGGCGCATCACCTATTCCCCCTTCCCCCAATACGAAGAAGAACACATCCCCCTCCCCCCCACACCCACACCCACCGCCACCAACACCCCCACACGCACCCCAACGCCCACCCGCACGCCCACGCCCACCCGTACCCCTACCCCAACCAACACGCCCACTCGCACCCCCACCCCAACCAACACCCCTACGCGTACCCCCACCCCAACCAACACCCCTACGCATACCCCGACGCCCACCCACACGCCCACCCCATCATCCACCGCTACTCCGCCGCCAACCGCCACCGCTACCCCGCCGCCAACAGCCACGCACACGCCGACAGTCACTCCCACCCCCCTCCCCGCCTGTCCGCCAGCGTTGACCTCGCCCCTCAACGGCGGCATCGCCCTCGTCAAAACCTTCTCCTGGCAGCCCTGCGCCGCCGCCGTCCGCTACACCCTCAACATTCGCGGCGACGGCCTGCCCGCAAGGCATCACCATCCCCACCGCGGAGACCAGCACCACCGCCCCTGGCTCAACCTCATCCCCGGCGGCAGCTACAGTTGGAACGTGAAAGCGTGCTACACCCTCACCTGCGGCGACAGCAGCGACTGGTCCGCCCCTTCACCTTCTCCTACCTCTACCAACCCACCGCCACCCCGCCCGCCGCCACCGCCACCCCCACACCCGGTGGCGCACCATCGCCCCCAGCCCCACCCCCTACGAATGCCCCACCGCCCTGCAAGAGCCGCCCGACGGCTCCACGCAGAAACGAACCACCCACCCTCATGTGGGCAGACCCCTGCGCTCCCGGCGGCGACGTCCTCACCGCCGGCTGGCGCACCAGGTGGAGATAACGGGACAGAACCAATCCCCCATCATCCTCATCATCGCCGCCGAAAGCTACGACACCGGCTGGCTGCTCCTCCCCCCCGACAGCTACACCTGGCGCGCCCGCTCCTGCGCGGACGAAGACTGCGTCCAGGCCGGCCCCTGGCCCGAAGCCTGGTCCTTCACCTACGAAGACCCCATCCCCCCCACCCCCACCCCACAAAGCCCACAAGCGCCCGGCGGCAACGGCGGCGGCATCCAGAGCGGCTACACCATCACCCAACGCAGCACCTACTTCCTCGCCGGACAGGCCGTCGCCGTGCGCCAGGTCATCCCCGGCGAGACCAACAACCTGCTGCACCTGCACAGCGACCACCTCGGCAGCAACAGCGTCATGAGCTACAATAA
- a CDS encoding RHS repeat-associated core domain-containing protein: MSYNNGGGMVAGSRTRYLPFGGYRTAPSQTYTDRGYTGQKHNDDLGLIYYNARYYLPGVGRFVSADSIVPDAGIPQTFNRYAYAENRPLMYTDPSGHCIFGIDTAICIAVALGAGIGLIVDYSVQVHENIEKGMSFFEAVYKENVDWGSVTGATVSGGIGGGIAAPITSLAGPGSSLLTRLTVSSVGGFIGGGVGGQTGTLAEASATEVASLFSGMGIDGQRFLDNAIAAGLLSTDEFVMDAVAGAFFAAAGEGLNNALSKSLSGLRPWQGSQPHVSMIKFEPVVGGGVQMKTIISGRAVTLTPEKTQTLLQALAQGTIDTATDLLEEWLNSEIDRWNEP; this comes from the coding sequence ATGAGCTACAATAACGGTGGCGGCATGGTTGCCGGCAGCCGCACCCGCTACCTCCCCTTCGGCGGCTACCGCACCGCCCCCAGCCAAACCTATACCGACCGCGGCTACACCGGCCAGAAGCACAACGACGACCTCGGACTCATCTACTACAACGCGCGGTATTACCTCCCCGGCGTGGGCCGGTTTGTGAGCGCGGATTCGATTGTGCCGGATGCCGGCATTCCCCAGACATTCAACCGCTACGCTTATGCTGAAAACCGTCCTCTTATGTACACAGACCCCTCTGGACACTGCATTTTTGGGATAGACACCGCTATCTGTATAGCTGTTGCTTTAGGCGCTGGAATTGGTTTAATTGTAGATTATAGTGTACAAGTTCACGAGAATATTGAAAAAGGCATGTCCTTTTTTGAGGCAGTGTACAAAGAAAACGTGGATTGGGGGAGTGTTACTGGAGCAACCGTATCAGGAGGTATAGGGGGAGGGATTGCTGCGCCAATTACATCTCTAGCTGGTCCGGGAAGCAGTTTGTTAACCCGTCTTACTGTATCTTCAGTGGGAGGATTTATTGGTGGCGGCGTGGGTGGACAAACGGGTACACTTGCCGAAGCTTCAGCAACTGAAGTTGCTTCACTATTTAGCGGAATGGGGATAGATGGTCAAAGATTTCTTGACAATGCTATTGCAGCAGGTTTGCTGTCCACTGACGAGTTCGTAATGGATGCCGTGGCTGGAGCTTTTTTTGCCGCAGCAGGAGAAGGGTTAAACAACGCTTTGTCCAAAAGCCTTTCGGGCCTTCGCCCGTGGCAAGGTTCTCAACCGCATGTGTCCATGATTAAATTTGAACCAGTGGTTGGAGGCGGTGTGCAGATGAAAACAATCATCAGTGGCAGGGCGGTGACACTTACTCCAGAGAAAACGCAAACGCTTCTTCAAGCTCTTGCACAAGGTACAATTGACACGGCTACGGACCTGCTGGAGGAATGGTTAAACAGTGAGATTGATAGGTGGAATGAGCCATGA